TGAAAACACTTTCAGAATATCTGGCAGcaatttcatttgataatttagtTAGTCCCATATCGAAAACAACTGGACTTAATGCATTAAATAGATTCAAAGAAAACTCAATGTACCAACGATGATTCCAACAACAAGTTTTCACACATAAATCGATAATAGTACTATCTAATTCagaaatttttgaaactaTTTGTGATGACGTCATATCACAATTAGGAAGATTTGATTGATTTATAATTCGTTGACGTTCGTTAACAcaataattcattagttGTTGAGctgattttgatgaaaacCTTTGCGATAGTCCTTTTTCGAATGCTACTGCAGCCTCGGGATAATGGCCAAGACGACGTGCACATAGACCAAATGCTTCCCATTCCACAGTTGATTTAATGTATTTGGTACGTTGTGCTTCGAAATATATTTGTTCCGTTTGCCATAGTGTGtatgttttcaaatcttcGTATAATAACATGAAGAGGTTATCTAGCCATCTTTCGCAAAGTCTTTTACTACGTAACAGATCTGTTGTTATTGCTGTTGTTGAAGTGGAATTTCTAGTTTCGTTATCTTGTTCGTTAGAAGTTGAGtctatattttcatttattgatccttgatattcttcttccatGACAAATAGTTTTGTTcttatcttcaataataattccCAACCAGTTAATTGTACGATTTCTGTTAATAATTTGTATGCAAGTTGGTACGTTGATTTTAAATTACCAGCTggtaaattaattaaagttGGATCTGATGATTTATGTTCATTTTGAATGTCGATAGAGTTTAAAGACGTCACCTCATCAAGCACTGCATCAACTGGTAAGGGTAAATGAAGGCTATCATCTGAAGGAAATGGAACTACCCTCTTTAATGTATATTTTTCCCTTAAGAGTGCCATTGGACAAGCATTCAAAGTTACTAATGCATTTTCAGGATCATTTAACCTTGCATATGCCTTTGTTAATAAATACCATGgtttaaattcatttggTGAATAATTAACAGCCTTTTGTGCTATCAATTGTGcatatttgaaatctttctttatattcaaaagGAATTCTGCTTCGACACATAATAAAGCAGATATGTAATTAACAACTTgttgattattatatttctcaCTTTGTCTTTCTACGATCTCT
The Naumovozyma dairenensis CBS 421 chromosome 5, complete genome DNA segment above includes these coding regions:
- the BUD7 gene encoding exomer complex subunit (similar to Saccharomyces cerevisiae BCH1 (YMR237W) and BUD7 (YOR299W); ancestral locus Anc_8.772), with protein sequence MLSQGSIPEVKENEVGYALEERRSKLSQFLDLGPPDLITLIKYLPSSSSHQGSTNAANHLSSTNSSNKDQSDATGPNSNENTPPISNEPSSIVTELHAHDKLKGEIGTFFYSLGVDTSDPTAITIFLKKIADLITENPQTWFGKRKNFQIARISLSTWNTFRKCDVNVMVHIPGTVQTFMLDYNGEQLQIEHSSQIDLIWAETFISGVVRSITLMKDNSEEGEIQNLVETLIIDPLTSGQLGDVTNTFIDLFPLVYERGNLLGGPCYASNVTNINNYLVETLSTIVNLTQSINKCREMLEKLVEKYPEAIVILVRLLFENDLEIDAINLVHEQLEIVERQSEKYNNQQVVNYISALLCVEAEFLLNIKKDFKYAQLIAQKAVNYSPNEFKPWYLLTKAYARLNDPENALVTLNACPMALLREKYTLKRVVPFPSDDSLHLPLPVDAVLDEVTSLNSIDIQNEHKSSDPTLINLPAGNLKSTYQLAYKLLTEIVQLTGWELLLKIRTKLFVMEEEYQGSINENIDSTSNEQDNETRNSTSTTAITTDLLRSKRLCERWLDNLFMLLYEDLKTYTLWQTEQIYFEAQRTKYIKSTVEWEAFGLCARRLGHYPEAAVAFEKGLSQRFSSKSAQQLMNYCVNERQRIINQSNLPNCDMTSSQIVSKISELDSTIIDLCVKTCCWNHRWYIEFSLNLFNALSPVVFDMGLTKLSNEIAARYSESVFRLVRENLLDFFEKYTNDHYDS